A stretch of Chiloscyllium plagiosum isolate BGI_BamShark_2017 chromosome 41, ASM401019v2, whole genome shotgun sequence DNA encodes these proteins:
- the rhoub gene encoding ras homolog family member Ub, whose translation MPPQDLLDYRVGFAPPVPPHKPKHSSRTACSQERFLKCVLLGDGAVGKTSLVVSYTTNGYPTKYVPTAFDDFSAVVQVDGTPIRLQLCDTAGQDEFDKLRRFCYHKADVFLLCFSVVSPSSFQNVTEKWIPEIRRHCPTAPVVLVGTQCDLRGDVKVLIELARCKEKPVPQAVARALSEKVGAVAYVECSSLTQKNLKEVFDMAIVSGLRHADTRASSEHRVKALTAKKMRTLSKSWWRKYVCVV comes from the exons ATGCCTCCCCAGGATTTACTGGACTATCGAGTGGGATTCGCACCCCCGGTTCCCCCGCACAAACCCAAACACAGCAGCCGGACTGCCTGCTCCCAGGAGCGGTTTCTCAAGTGTGTCTTGCTGGGAGATGGAGCGGTCGGTAAGACGAGCCTGGTCGTTAGTTACACAACCAACGGCTATCCAACAAAATATGTCCCCACTGCCTTTGACGATTTCTCTG CCGTTGTTCAAGTCGACGGGACCCCTATCAGACTGCAGCTCTGTGATACCGCTGGCCAG GATGAATTTGACAAGCTTCGCCGCTTCTGCTACCACAAGGCCGATGTCTTCCTGCTCTGCTTCAGCGTGGTCAGCCCCTCGTCCTTCCAGAACGTGACGGAGAAGTGGATCCCTGAGATCCGCCGGCACTGCCCCACGGCGCCCGTGGTCCTGGTGGGCACCCAGTGTGACCTGCGGGGGGACGTGAAGGTCCTGATCGAGCTGGCCAGGTGCAAGGAGAAGCCGGTGCCCCAGGCCGTGGCCCGGGCACTGTCAGAGAAGGTTGGCGCCGTGGCCTATGTGGAGTGCTCCTCGCTGACGCAGAAGAACCTGAAGGAGGTCTTCGACATGGCCATCGTGAGCGGGCTGCGCCACGCGGACACGCGGGCGAGCAGCGAGCACCGGGTGAAAGCATTAACCGCCAAGAAAATGAGGACCTTGTCGAAATCCTGGTGGCGAAAGTACGTCTGCGTGGTATGA